GCAAGTTTGTTTGAAAAGGTCTTGAGTTTTTCAAGTGCTTTTGAGACGTAGCTTCTAGTTTTGGAGAGAGAGTCCCCTTCTTCTATTGCGGAGGCTCTATATTTATCGGCGAGAAAGCTTAATGATGAAAGTTGAAAGAGGGTATTTGGCTACTATCCAAAGTCAGCTGTTGATTTGGACCAGTTCATAGGTGAAAGGATGGAATGTCTTTGACAAAACCGTTGATTATGGTGTTTCTCTAACTTGAGTTCTCTGCATCTGGAAATCCAGTTGGCAATTGGCTCCTTCCAGTCCTGGTGGCTTTTATCCAGCTTGCTTTTCTTGTTGGACGAAAAGGTGGTCAAGTCGTCATTAATGGTGACAATCCTTCTTCAGACCCTCGCGTGGGTCTATGTGTAACGGttaccaatttttttaactttagtGTGGCTCAAAGTTTTGGGCTTCTATTAATTTTTATCCATTTGTcagcccattattaaaagagttccttttgtcttttccaaagaaaagaaaatgaaagatatTGGGCCTGAgcttcaattctttttttgagAGATAGACTATTTTTGGCCCATTTTTCAAATATGGTACAAACACTACTTTTACTAAACATGTTCTCAGCAAGTACTATAAGGCACAGTTTATACTTTATCTTTTCTCCAATGATATAGACTTATATCGCTTGGCACATACAATATACAATGCCAAGTTGAGTGCAGTTAAACCAGCTGACAGGAAGAAAAACCTGTCCAAATGACCATCATTCAGATTCGGAGGAACCCAACCGGGCTGTCCATTCTTCGTCGTGATCTCCATCACCACCGTTAAAATCATGCTTGcaacataactacccattgCTGATGAAGTCATCCACAAAGCTATCCCCAAGCTCTTCAGTCCATCTGGTGTTTGTGAAGAATAAAACTCCATTTGTGAAACATATACAAATGCCTCAGACACTCCCACAAGCACATACTGTGGAGTCTGCCAGAAGATACTCAAAGAACTCGTCTCTTCTCCGCTGTTGCTAGCATATTTTAGTCTCTTTCTCTCAACAAAGCCAGCAATTACCAATCCTACAATTCCAATTGTAAGGCCAATTCCAATTCTTTGTAGCGCGCTTGGAGGCTTCGGTTCTCTTTTTGTTACCTTGGTGTACAAAGGAACAATGAGTTTGTCATATAATATGATGAAGAGGGAGGTGCTAACAATGTCAAATGCAGTCATGCTGGCTGGAGGTATTTGAAAGTTTGAGACCCTCCTATCCATGGCGGCTCCCTGCTCgacaaaaagagaaagcaCTTGAATGAACACCATAGAGGAGAGGACGGTGCAAAGCCATACTGGCAATAGTCTCAGTATGCATTTCACCTCTTCAACCTGTGTCACAGTGCAAAGATGCCATGGATTTGGAGTTTGTCCTTGGTTTGACATCAGCGAGATATCATCACAGGTAATAAAGGCCGCTCGATCAAGAAACCTGTAAATCGAAAGATGATCAAAGAATTACAGAATGATACTCATTAGAAACCTCTGAGTGTGACTAATGCAGGGGCCAATTCTGTCatgaaattttctttacaGGACACTGGTCttataattttcaataaaaagTAATTGAATTATAATTAGTTTCATAGAAAAGCCATTTAATTGAAAATGCTTACTTGAAGCCTTTCGTGTGAAGGATTCTTCTCGAACCATTTGTTTCACTCCCCCTTCCAATGGTCTCATAAAGTCCTTCTCCATTTGAGGGCAGCTCATGATTTATCTTCCTCGTGGAAGCTACTATCACTTGGGAGAACCTAGAAATGGGATTTCCAGAAGCCTTGAAGTGTCTGTACCGACAACTACCACCTAAAAACAATACAGACCCAACAACAGAAGAACCAGTACATATCCAAAAGGCCGGCACCCAATGCCCCATGCTCTCCATATAAACCAATACTGTCTCGGCAACCAAGCATCCAAGATTTAATGCCACATAAAAATAGCTGTAGAATGAAGTCTTGGCTTGCTTTTCTTCTGAATCTTCCTCATCAAATTGGTCTGCACCAAAGGCAGCCAATGCGGGTTCAGGGGCTCCATTTCCAAGAGCAATAAGATAAATTGATATGTAGAACATAGCAACTTCCATTGGTCTATGAGGCTCACATAACTGGCCTATTTCACCACAACCAGGAGGTCTGAGCAGAAATAAGTTGGTTGACAAGGATAATGCTATCAACCCCTGCAAAAATCAAAGGAGGTTAAGATAATACAAAATTTTGGAGAAGAGTGAGCATTCATATGGCTGACATGCCATAAGGGGGAGATGGTCGTGAACGTTGGAAGGCAAACTTACAATGGTGTGGACAATTTGAAATGTGACGCAAGTAAGGTATCTTCCCAAGTAGGAGTCACTAAGAAGAGCACCAATTAGAGAGCAGAAATAGAACGTTCCCATCCATCTGCTGAATGTGTTTGCTGCCTCTGCATTGGTCTGCCTCAGTACTGATTTGGCAAAAAGAACCATATTTACTTCAACTCCAGCAAATGCCAGTGAAACTAGTCCTTGATTGACTGTcacagtaaaagaaaaaaaaagtaccagTATATTAAGAAATAGATATTAACATTTTTGTGTTTCGGATACTAAAGGATACCTATTAGAACAATACCAAAACCAGAAATGATAGGAATTACCATTAATAACCTCAATGATGATGTGTGAACTATAGGAACACATACCTAATAACAACATTCCACATCTCCACCCACCAGTGCTCCCTTTTAGGGCTGGTTTTCCATACCAATCAACTGAGCCATCTCTTGTGCATGCATTCAAAAGTCTCTTCTCGCCACCTTTCCATTGATCGACCTCAAACACCttccaaatgaaaattatCGACATATTAAACATATCCAGCCAGGCCTTATATAGAATATAAAATTCTAAGTGTTAATCATCCGTATATACGAAACACTGTGCCAAAGATGAACATTTGATGTTGTTATTTCAACCAAGAAAATCTTGGAAAAACATAACATAGATTATGAGTGTGCTTGTGCTATGGAATGGAAATAGGACATTTGTTCCCAGAGGCCTCCCTAGGTGCTTCAGACTTCTTTCAGTTAtcatatcaaattcaaaatcagaTTTAAGTAATCACAATTTGCTTTCAAAATATGGGAATTCAGTGCTGTCTACAGCTGTGGCAAATAGGATATATTGTAGCATCAAGATCATAAATGAAATTTCCAATATTTGCTTAGTTCTGAAGATTTGCACTTCTAATACTTTTATTAATTAGCTTTATGcaaccccaaaaagaaaattaaataaggcaAGGGATAACAGATTGTGTCTGCACAACGCAATGTACAGAGAAGAAGTTTTAAATGTTAATAGCTAGGGGCAAGGGATGATGGATATGAAACAACATTGAAACTAAActacagaaaaagaagaaaaattgtgaaggaTTGGAACCATGTTCTCGAATTATATAACTGGGCAAAGAGAtaacatacatacatatatatatatatatggaaatCTAtacagaaaagagaagaaaagtaaaCTGGCTAAgcattataattttataaaccaTATCATTGCTCTGAGTTAGAAGATACCTTGAAGTTATTATCACTAAGTGCTGAAGTTGCAGAAGGTTCTGATTCTGGATCCATAGCTAGCTCTAAGCCTCTCCAACACACTTTCTGTGATAACAGAGGTTGGTTGGTGAATGGTGGGTTAATTTAAGATGACGAAGGACACATTTACTTATAGAAAATCTACAAACTTGAGCACAGAAGATTGCTCTGATAATCTAAGAGAACGACATGTGTCCTGAGAACATAGTCCACATGTAGACATGCAGTAGGGACTTCAGATTTAGTCATGCAGTGGGGACTTCAGATTAAGTCAAAACAGAAGCATGGCATTTTAACACCCCATTGTGACTACAGACGTCATAGTTTTTCTGCAAGGATTCATGTCCTTTTGTCATATTTATAGCACATTGGGAAGCTTTACTTTTGCGCTAAAAAACCTCTCATTACTCAGTTATTCACCATACTTATTTATCAAATAATATCTCCCTATACTTATTActatcttatatatattattatctAATAGAAAACACGCCTTGACAAGCAATTGTCACAAAGTTATACTTATATTCTTATTTGCATTGACactagagaaaaaaaaaagtttatataaTAAGGATAAGCTCTCCTTTACAGGACCTCGGAGGTATGGGTAGTTGCTCTTAACCATTTGAGTTACAAACCCCCTTATTACGTACCAATCAACATTTgtaaaaatttttaaaaaaagttaggCAATCACGATTCTAgactttttgtttatgttttttttcaatttatgaaCTTTCGAAGGAGGCGATCATAAAAGTTAAGGGCAAACcaaaaattaaggaaaaaaaatgtaaggGATGGGCGAAAAATACTAGAATCAGATAATCTACAACAAGACTTCACTTAACCACTTCCTTTCATTCATAATCTTTCTGTTTCCCATTCAAAATTATtgtatattttgtttattattcAATAAATGTTCATGAAATTTGAATGACCTCTTTTGGTGGAGATTGGGTGCCACCAAAGCAAATAGTCAAAAATGATTTCCAATGAAAAATAGAAGGCATTTCTATTAACAAATTGCAACAAAAACTACTGTCAAGTAGCAAGTCTCACACAGAAAGATTTGAGGGCTGATTGTTGGATCACATTGGCTTAACACAAACTTGATATGAGCCCAATTTGAACGATGAAAACCAAAGGAATTTGGCCCAACTGATGTTTTGGGCTGAACCCATATGAAAAAAGCGAAAAACGTTTTGTTCTTGTCCAAAAGAAGCGGTTCGAGCAATGACAAATACGTTGTCTCTTTGAAGTTACTGTGTGCGCCAtgttcttcatcatctctctgtctctctgaaTGGCACTCTCTTTCAGATTTTGGCGCCTAAATCTCCTCCCAAAACCTTCACTTTCACACCTACAAACCACTCTCAAAGCTCTGAAACCtctcaaacaaaaactaaGTCCCATATGTTCACTTCccatgtcttcttcttctttgaatcCCTTGAACTCCCACCTCTCCGTATCAAAAAATCCCACTTTTTCAGAACCTCAAAATCCAACTGCATGTCCCCAAGATGATCTCGTTGTTCTGGGCATTGAAACCAGCTGTGACGACACCGCTGCCGCTGTCGTATGATACTGATTTTGCTTCCTTTGATGCTTCTTTTGtacttggaatttgtcaattttgtgtttttctggactgagttttgttttttttgtttgggttttttgagTATAGGTAAGAGGCAATGGTGAAATCCTCAGCCAAGTTGTGTCTTCTCAGGTAtgtatattttgtttcttggatTTAGTTTTGGCAGTAAACCTGGAGAGTGTTAATGAATTAATAAAGGAAAGTTGAAGAATTTTGCTATGTTTTCTTGATTGGGCATAAGAAGCTCAAAGAGGATTTTTCTTACTGAGGCCTAGTAGTTGGGGGCTAAGGCTTACTTATGGAAGACTGCAAAACTCATTCATACCATAATAGAAACAAAATGTACTAGTATAATCCACATTTCACATAAGTAATGTTTGATCTTCAAAAATTTACAACTGCTGGTCATGAATAAAGCTCGAGAAGGGTGATTGAATTATCTCATATTTCCAGAAAATACTATGGAGATAATAATTGCATGACCTTATGGCATCTATCACAACTTCACTAGTGAAATTGATGATCAATTAGTCCATCCTTGTAAGACTTGAAAAATCTCAAGAGTTGTGTCTGTCAACTGCTGAAATGTCATCCACGCGTACGACTTTCACGCAGCTGAAACCTGAAAGTCGCCCACAATCTTAGCATTTCTTATCTGAGACTGAGATATGTGAAACATTTTATGGAGATATATCATTGCTCCTTGAAAAGCCAACTGAAATAAGTGGTGTAGATAGAAGAGACCACAGTAGACCCCTTTCCCTCTTGGCACACTCAAAACATTTCAAGTACACAACAACAATGATTCTTGTATAaagctttcatttttaagttgccaaaagaaacaaaactaaGAAGAATCTTGCTGGGTCTGCGTCCCTGTCATGTTTACCTTTTCTACAAGCCCTTGGTTGACCGATACCTTGAAAAAAATCcaacctttttccttttgtttcttccattaaaaaaaaaaaaagttaaccaTTGAGAAAGCTAGCCCTCTGTTTCTTCCATTAGCCATGAATTCTACTACTATATGGTTTTCCATGAATACTATATTGCTCATCTTCCTTGGTAGTAATTCTCCCACCTTCCACTTCCATTGCCATTGGTGAATTGGGCTGAAAAAGGTGGTGGCTTTTTGTGTGTTTCTCTTCAAATATCTACTTGTTAGAATCAAGTGTATGGTGGA
Above is a window of Prunus persica cultivar Lovell chromosome G2, Prunus_persica_NCBIv2, whole genome shotgun sequence DNA encoding:
- the LOC18787296 gene encoding protein NRT1/ PTR FAMILY 7.3 isoform X1, translating into MDPESEPSATSALSDNNFKVFEVDQWKGGEKRLLNACTRDGSVDWYGKPALKGSTGGWRCGMLLLVNQGLVSLAFAGVEVNMVLFAKSVLRQTNAEAANTFSRWMGTFYFCSLIGALLSDSYLGRYLTCVTFQIVHTIGLIALSLSTNLFLLRPPGCGEIGQLCEPHRPMEVAMFYISIYLIALGNGAPEPALAAFGADQFDEEDSEEKQAKTSFYSYFYVALNLGCLVAETVLVYMESMGHWVPAFWICTGSSVVGSVLFLGGSCRYRHFKASGNPISRFSQVIVASTRKINHELPSNGEGLYETIGRGSETNGSRRILHTKGFKFLDRAAFITCDDISLMSNQGQTPNPWHLCTVTQVEEVKCILRLLPVWLCTVLSSMVFIQVLSLFVEQGAAMDRRVSNFQIPPASMTAFDIVSTSLFIILYDKLIVPLYTKVTKREPKPPSALQRIGIGLTIGIVGLVIAGFVERKRLKYASNSGEETSSLSIFWQTPQYVLVGVSEAFVYVSQMEFYSSQTPDGLKSLGIALWMTSSAMGSYVASMILTVVMEITTKNGQPGWVPPNLNDGHLDRFFFLSAGLTALNLALYIVCAKRYKSISLEKR
- the LOC18787296 gene encoding protein NRT1/ PTR FAMILY 7.3 isoform X2 is translated as MDPESEPSATSALSDNNFKVFEVDQWKGGEKRLLNACTRDGSVDWYGKPALKGSTGGWRCGMLLLVNQGLVSLAFAGVEVNMVLFAKSVLRQTNAEAANTFSRWMGTFYFCSLIGALLSDSYLGRYLTCVTFQIVHTIGLIALSLSTNLFLLRPPGCGEIGQLCEPHRPMEVAMFYISIYLIALGNGAPEPALAAFGADQFDEEDSEEKQAKTSFYSYFYVALNLGCLVAETVLVYMESMGHWVPAFWICTGSSVVGSVLFLGGSCRYRHFKASGNPISRFSQVIVASTRKINHELPSNGEGLYETIGRGSETNGSRRILHTKGFKFLDRAAFITCDDISLMSNQGQTPNPWHLCTVTQVEEGAAMDRRVSNFQIPPASMTAFDIVSTSLFIILYDKLIVPLYTKVTKREPKPPSALQRIGIGLTIGIVGLVIAGFVERKRLKYASNSGEETSSLSIFWQTPQYVLVGVSEAFVYVSQMEFYSSQTPDGLKSLGIALWMTSSAMGSYVASMILTVVMEITTKNGQPGWVPPNLNDGHLDRFFFLSAGLTALNLALYIVCAKRYKSISLEKR